Genomic window (Capsicum annuum cultivar UCD-10X-F1 chromosome 10, UCD10Xv1.1, whole genome shotgun sequence):
GGCTTCCAGTTCTCCCGAACTATGGCCAAAGTtactacgacacactccaacttcacatggGTTCTATTATCCTCCTGAAcgcaattttagcgtatttttgttacctttttgtgctgacgtgacacctttattacataaaatggtaCCCATgtcaaaggtgtcatgtcagctataaaggatgacaaaaatacgctaaaatttagctcagaagggtaataggaccccgtgAAGTTGAAgtatgtcgtagcaaatttgatcatagtttaggggtactagatgttttactCTAATATAAATGAAGTGAGAGTTTAGACAGGTAAAGATCAGAATAATGAATAGTTGGAATATGAAACTGACGAAAATTGATAATTTACATATATTTTCGACTATTAACTCAATACACTTTATATCGTCAGTGCATAAAACTTCAACTGATTGACAAATATAGTTACCTAAAAGTCCCAAGATCAGAGTAAGAAAGTGAACCAAAATCATTGGTTTGAGAATCCTTAAGCATGATGACAAGTGCCACTACACATAGAGCCATAGGCAACAATCTCAACATCATCTCAACCATATTGCTTCCAAAACTTTCATTCTCCACAACATTTTTTTGTGTCAAATCACCCATAAtcattggaatttttttttctttcacttttttcaaACACAATTGGACTAAAATATTATGAATTGAAGTGAGAATGGAGATTGTAAGAGATGGCTACTACTTATTTATGAGTTTTAGATGAGAGGTTGGGTGGATTGGCTATTTAATGCACTTAAAAACTTTCCACACATTTCTATGCAAAACATATTAAAGCACCTTGATTTGATAACTATGCATTATGGAgaacatatatagaaaaaataataattcttttcataCTTGCAACATGAGCTAGTTTGCATTTATATCACCTAATGATATGATTGATGGATGCATTATGGAGAACATGTAtagaaattttccttttttttatatacTCGTGGTATTTGAATCAGCTTGCACATAGGTTAAGTAATTTCTTGAAATATCTGTTCCTTTCTATCAAATATAGATATTGGATAACTCTGTCCATCAAAGTTTGAATTTATAAAAAGAAATGACAGAGTTTTTTATTCTCCGCTGAAATTTAAACCAACATTTTATTGATCTAACTGTGGTATTTGAATCAACTTGCATGTAGGTCTAAGTAATTTCTTGAAATATTTGCTACCTTTCATCAGTATAGATATTGGATAGCTCTGTCCGTCGAAGTTTGAATTCATGAAAAGAAATTACATAGTTTTTGATTCTGCGCTGAAATATAAACTTGCATTTTCGTGATTCTCAATCCATTTTATTGATCTAAGTGTGGTATTTGAATCAACTTGCACGTACGTAgagtaattttttgaaatatctgTTAccttttatcaaatatatatatcgGATAGCTCTTTCCATCGAAGTTTGaattcatgaattttgattttgcgCTGAAATATTAACCTGCATTTTTGTGATTCTCAATCCATTTTATTAATCTAACTGTGGTATTTGAATCAGCTTGCGCGTAGGTCAAGTAATTTCTTGAAATATCTGTTACCTTTTATCAATACAGATATCGAATAACTTTTCCATCgaagtttgaattcaaataaGGAAATTACACAATTTTTGATTCTCCGATGAAATTTAAACCTGCATTTTAGTGATTCTCAATCCATTTTATTGATCTAAGTGTGGTATTTGAATCAGCTTGCACGTAGGTCAAGTAATTTCTTGAAATATTTGTACCTTTTACATCAAATATAGATATCGAATAACTCCGTCTATCAAAGTTTGAATTTATGAAAAGAAATTCCACAGTTTTTTATTCTCCGCTGAAATTTAAACCTGCATTTTAATGTTTCTCAATACATTTTATTGATCTTTCTGTGGTATTTGAATCAACTTGCACGTAGGTCAAGCAATTTCTTGAAATGTCTGTTACCTTTTATCAATATAGATATCGGATAACTTTGTTCATCGAAGTTTGAATTTACGAAAAGAAATTACACAATTTTCTTTTCTCCATTGAAATTTAAACCTGTGTTTTGATGATTCTCAATTCATTTTATTGATTCCCAACTCCGGCCTTATAGATAAAACTAGTTATGCCTAGAACTTATGCGCAATAAGCAACACaattttttggaaaaatagaATATACGCAGATTTTATCCTTACATAAAGGCTAAGAAATATTACTTTTGATAGACCCTTTGACAAAAACATAGAAGTAAAGGACCACTTATAATACATAAACAAagaaaagtggattcttctttttttttttctttattactaaggggtcgtttggtttgaagagAAGTTGTGTCAGAATTAGTTATACTTGGATTAGTTATGTTGAAATTAGTTGTCTTGGAATTAGTTATcctgttattattttttagtggttgtttggtttgCGGTGCTAAAAATATTTGTCTTGCATTctttgtaagaatatattatttgtttacaaaaatacctttCACCTTATATACGTGAAAAGTGATAATCAAAGCATTTGGAGgatacttttgttattttatggcTTTATCCcaagataaattatcttgaaATTATTATACCACCAAAAgaatgggataacttatcccgataCTATTTGTTAATtccggaataagttatcccaaacTTAGCAAccaaacaagacattaaaatttTTGTCCTTAGACTATTTTTTATTCTGAAACTATTTGTTTTAATACTTTACACCAAACGACCccgaatattattattattagagtAAATGTTCTGTTTTTACCTTAAACTATAcatgaaattgctgagacacactcGAACTTTAAGAGGGTCTTATTATCTcttggactaattaaaaccgtatttttggcaaccttagtgtctacgtggcacatacgtggcacatcGGTGAttcaacacactgaaggtccacgtaggcactaagattgccaaaaatacgattttagtTAGTCCAGAGGTAATAGAGCTTTTCTAAAGTTTGGGtatgtctcagcaatttcgtgtataaTTTAGAGTGGTAAAAgaacattttcttttattattattattattggaaaAAGGTCTTTCTATCAATGAGTAGCTACTAGCCACAAATTccctcttcaagaaaaaaaaaagaaaaaagaaaggataaCAACAACtcccaaaaagaagaagaaaatggcaCTACAACTTCAACATTTATCATCATCAACAGCACCTAAATTCACCACATCTACTTCTCTATTTCTACCAAATTTCCAAAATGTATGTgtctcaaaattaaaaaatattagaacCATAACAAGtgtaaaaaataatcaaatattatcatcatcatcaagaatTAGAATAAGAAGAGGTATATTTTTGTTTAGAATATCAGCTTCACTTTCACCTCTTGATTTGACTGAAGATAACATTATCCAAGTCCTAGAAGATGCAAAGACTGAGGTATATTATAATTcttcgttttaatttatttgtcttacttctttttagttcgtttaataAAGAATGTTTGTTTAGTTTAGGGAAAATGCTCTGTTCCATCCTGAATTATACACAAAATTGTTTAGACACAttcgaactttaggagggtcctattaccctggactaattaaaatcatatttttgacaacctaGTGCTTACGTGGACCTTCAGTGTATTGATTCACGTATAtgccatgtaggcactaaggttaCCAAAAATACGATTTCACTTAGTTTAGGGTAATAGAACCCTTCTAAAGTTTGGGTGTATCTCAGCAATTTCGTATGTAGTTTAAAGTGGAAACAGTgaattttctctttagttttttcaACTCTTTACTTTTAATTGTTCACGTGAAATATTTAAGACGATAAGATTAAAcgacattttgatatattttatatttatggtGTATAGTCATAATTCGATAAGTACTCGTTCATTCTTAACTAGGATTCTCAGGTTCGAGTGTTGCAAGTACTTCTAGTCGCTTTTGTTAGCAAGCACTTTACTCCAATGTGAGATTTTTCGCCGCGAATTCGGATTTGGTCGGACTCCAATGTGGTAGCGAACACAGTGAGAAATTAAGTACTCCATCCTTAACTTAATCAAGAATCTCGACTTTGAGTTTACTGAATATGGCGTCATC
Coding sequences:
- the LOC107845488 gene encoding uncharacterized protein LOC107845488 yields the protein MALQLQHLSSSTAPKFTTSTSLFLPNFQNVCVSKLKNIRTITSVKNNQILSSSSRIRIRRGIFLFRISASLSPLDLTEDNIIQVLEDAKTELAQLFDTSVGITGKAELAEVDGPYVKLRLSGKFWHKRSTVVARLGNYLKQRIPEILEVDIEDEKQLDDSPANF